Below is a window of Gossypium hirsutum isolate 1008001.06 chromosome A12, Gossypium_hirsutum_v2.1, whole genome shotgun sequence DNA.
ttacccttccacacgggcgtatgccttattttaaggcaaatttcttaaggttggtttaatGACCCAAAATGGTTTCGAATAGTTTTTAACGGTCGATTTGGGGCTTGTAGCCctataataaaaagtttaaagtagaaattgaaaaagttttaatttggaccaaTTCTCGGTGGCTTGAGATTGTTTGTATGTATGAGataaagttaggtaatgccttgtactccgacccggcgtgggttacgggtacaggatgttacatttagtagtatcagaactatgatttagtcggttctaggactaacctagcgagagtatgagtctagctatacatgccataattgtcattgatagtgtgacgaattctgacgattataaattatgtttttatatagtaaatggatccttaTAGAGTCACGgcggatgacgtggaaagtaatgcgccggctcctgCCAAAGGGATCATGCCAATTGAGAGTGAGCCCATGACTATGGGCCAAGGCAGAGGGGCTGGAGAAGCCTACCTTCAGATGATAGATGATTGGTATACAGAGTTCGTTCCTGCGACCCCGAACACTTCACCTCCCCCTCCCCCGATTTCTAGTATGCCCTAGTAATTCCGTAAGGCGCGGACATGTTTAGAAGAGagaagcctccggtagacaagatTCGAAAATAAGGAGCCAAGGAATTTCAGGCTAGCATAGATGATGATCCGGAGAGAGCAtaattttggctagaaaataccatcagggtattttatgaattatcatgcacacctgaagaatgCATAAAGTGTGCGGTGTCACTTTTACGGGATtcggcatatcagtggtggaatactctcgtgtctgtggtaccgagagaaagagtaACTTCGGAATTTTTCAAAGAAGAGTTCCCAAAAATGTATGTTAGCCAGAGGTTCATGGATCAAAAAAGGAAGGAATAtttagagttgaagcaaggtaataaGATTGTGATGGAGTATGAACGCCAGTTCCTGAAACTCAGCAAATATGCGCGGGAATgcgtatccactgaagctaccatgtgtaagagatttgaggatggatttAATAAAGATATCCGAGTATTTGTTGGCATCTTAGAgataagagaatttgtagtactcgTCGAGAGAGCATGCAAGGCTAAGGAGCTAGTAAAAGAAAGTAGAAAAGCAGTTATTGAGTAGCAGGATTCAAAAAAGAGATAGATAGGGAAATCATATCAGTTCTCGTCTAAAAGATCAAAAGAGTTTGCTACTCGATCGAATGTTTCGGTGGGGTTTTCAAATAGAAACAAGAACCAACAGAACGCAACTTCTAGAGCCCAGATCGCTTCTATCGCGAGTGTCGGTACTGCTCAGCCAAATAAGCCAGAATGCTTGCAGTGTGGTAGGCATCATTTTTGCGAGTGCCAAGGAAACGAGAGGGGTTGCTACAAGTGTAGGTCACTAGACCACTTTATTTGTAATTGCCCTGAAATGGGAGAGAGAAAGCAAGAAGTAAAGGCAAGCAATGCTccattgaggggtagaccacaaaagaacctgGGATGCGTGGCTTCTAGAAAAAGTGCACCCAGAGACGCTGTAGTGAAGTTCGAGGGCAAagcacctgcaaggacttatgctattcgagctcAGGAAGAAGCAgaatctcccgatgtgatcacgggtactttttctatccatgatatatctgttgttacattaattgacccgggatctacccactcttatatttgtatgaaattagtACCTCGTATGAGCAtgttagtagagtccactgagtttgtgatcaaagtgtctaaccctttaggcaaatatgtattAGTGGACCAAGTGTGTAAGGATtgccctttgacaattagaggtcattgctttccggctaacttgatgttattgccgtttaatgaatttgacgtaattcttgggatggattggttgacttctcataatGTTGTAGTAGACTGTGGGAGGAAAGTTAttaagttgaaatgtgaagacgggaatGTTCTTCGAGTTCAACCAGATGGATGAAATAATCTGCCTGTATTAATATCGTCTTTAACTGCTAAGAAATATTTAAGGAAAGGATATGAGGCCTATCTAGCTTTTGTGTTGAATgctcaagtgtctgagttgaagattgaattggtACAAGTGGTCTGTAAGTTTACAGACGTGTTCCCGGAAGAATTACCCGGACTACCTTCAGTGAGGGAAatcgagtttggaattgagttagttCCTGGTATGACGCCTATCTCGATTGCTtcatataggatggctccaacctacttgaaagagttgaaagcacagttgcaagagctaacggataagggctttgcgagaccaagtttttcatcatggggtgctccagtactttttgtgaaaaaaaaagacgggtcgatgagattatgtatcgactatagacaactcaataaggtgacggtaaagaacaaatatcctttgtcaagaatcgatgattttttcgatcagttgaagggggccactgtattttccaagatttatCTAAGATCCGggtactaccagttgagagtgaagagcaagatgtaccaaagACTGATTTTCGGacaagatatgggcattatgaattccttattatgccttttggtttgactaatgccctggCGGTATTTATTGATCTGATGAACCGCATTTtcaggccatatttggataagtttgttgtcgtctttatcgatgacatattaatttattcgCGTGATAAGAGCGAGCACGCAGAGttgttgcaaaccttgagagacaaaagattgtatgccaagttcagtaagagtgaattttggcttaaggaggtcGGTTTTCTAGGACATCCTGTATCAGGAGATGGGATCCAAGTTGACCTAAGTAAGAtttcggctattgttgaatgaaaacctccgaagaatgtgacagaggttcaAAGCTTTTTAGAGTTGGCCGGgtactatagacggtttgtaaacaGATTCTCTGTGATAGCTACGCCGATGACGAGACTACTATAAAaggatgtcaaatttgaatggacagaaaagtaccagcagagtttcgagaaattaaaggctttattgactgaagccccagtgttagtgcaactggAGTCGGGTAAGAAGTTTGTAGTATATAGCGACGCCACTTTAAATGGTTTGAggtgcgtgcttatgcaagaaggtaagatCATAGCTTATGtttcaagacaattgaagccacatgagaaaaactacctgacgcatgatttagaggtGGCCTCCATCGTGTTCGCGCTGAAAATTTGGAAATACCATTTGTATGGGGAGAAATGTCGGGTATTCACCtaccataagagcttaaagtacttgatgactcaaaaggaattgaatttaCGGCAACGATGGTGGTTAGagctgataaaggactatgaattgattatcgactaccatccgggaaaggcgaatgtagtcgctgacgctttaagtagaaaatcgttatttgtgctgagagcaatgaatgtcaatatgacattatctgatgatggtacAATTCTAACAgagatgagagctagaccgacgtttcttcaagagatccgagaagctcaaaaaggtgatgaaaaattgaaaaccaaGAGAACTTAGTGTGAGTCTGGAATTGAATAAGATTTTCGTATCGGTACcaatggatgtttaatgttcagagatagagtttgtgtacccaatgacaatgagcttattcagaagattctgagagaagcacatagtggttgtttgtccgtccaccctggcagtgtgaaaatgtacaacgaccttaagaaaatgtattggtcgTCGgttatgaaaagagatatttcagagtttgtgtctaAGTGCCTGGTATGTCAAAAGTAAatgctgaacatcaagtgccttcgggtctacttcagcctaccatgatccccgagtggaagtgggatcggatcactatggactttgtgacgggtttgccagtaaccccgaagaaaaaggatgttgtttgggttattgtggataggctaacaaagtcgacacattttataccagtgcgtaccgatTACTCCTTTGAGAGATTAGCTGACCTGTATGTTTCCgaaattgtgagactacacggagtgcccatgtaacagcccgattttgggcctagtcagaacagtggttttggagcTACTATTtcgaggccagagaaaattattttgatagtATTTTGTgtgttataacatgtttataaaggtgtatgaaaattttggtatattaattttagcgatttctagtccaatttcgaaaaaggactaaatcgcgtaaaaggtaaaagttgtattttagtacccaaatgtgtctAATAGCTAGAGTATTAAAATTGAGGGcctttgaaataaaattaaacccctaaatatggcttggccggccatgggacAAGAAATTTCAAATAGTCAATGTATTTGGTAAGGTGATGTCATATTAGGTGATAAAATGGTACCCTAAGGAATTagcttcaactttttcattttcttccttcttctttgaCCGAAAATACCAGAAAAtaaaagggttatgaagctttgaaatttcagcaaagaaacttccttgaaagtaagtgattttaatgctttttcttgaagatttttacatttttggaacccctaaagcataagctttcataagaggggactattttgcaaaatgattaagagtctagggttttgccatgaatgtatatgtctttttttctgagtttttatggaagaatgtGAGTTGTAGTTgcctaataaacaacttttgtgaaggaaatttgcatgaaaataccttaaaaaggttattatgcaaagttgtaaaatgggttgtTAATGTgtgtaataataatttttatgagtTTCCATAGTTAAGAAAATGGTTTATCTAGGCTTAAGGAGTATAGAAATTGAATAAGAATCTtgtttcgagcctaggggcaatttggtaattttggcaaaatagaggggcaaaattgtaaattttgccaaagtgtgtcaatggactaatttgattagtacattattttaattagctaatgtgatgttttagatgttaAAAAATACGATTTGGGACTAGAACgggaaaaattaatttatggacgattacgtctttttcacctttgtggtatcgaggtaagttcgtatgtaaataataccatgctatacatgtatttaaatgttaccATCATatgaattgtacaaatattaatgtgtatgtgattaatataaatatgatgAGACAAAGCATTGATAAGCGAGGAaaaatctcatttgaaccttaggaataaaataggatacgagtgacatgtcactaggaattatgagtctagatgactagctcgagagtgagcatttaaatgtcatgagatatgaggtagctttagctacaattgaggcacttataTGTAAAGGtttttccgagtatccaattagtattcctagtgttcaacgggtaatctgatgaaagagttgatgatggtcccaatgaggtaagtcattggtgagtatgcacttagttatgttacgagttgttcaggtatgtacactaagcctatgagaatgccttggtatgtgatgatctatgatgcataaataggtgttcttaccatgatggatgaaatgatggtgtattaaatttgtgaataatgatcatgaatgagtaacttagccttgacagatttgagttactgcagtagtgtaactttgaaaatatactaaaaatagtgaaaaatgagttagaagctgaataaaatatggaaataaatcttattgagtttagtttcttataaaaaaaaccgtgtaagcaaaagaatttcctataatgagatatttgaagttgcgtGGGACAGAGTaagaatgacttcgaaatcccctgttctgatttgagaaaatcattataaattgtaaaaaaatagttatgagttataatttatatgtttagaatccttaatgagtctattttcaagagaaatagacgagaacattattcaagtcctgtgctatgagataattgaactttagtgtaGAAGGGTCCGAACTGCCAGACTgtgaatcaggggtaactttgaggaataaactatactaatttgctaaaccaacaattttggaaattttatggtagaaaggtacatgagtctagtttcaaggaaaattaacggaacttaatttgaatttttgtagctccagatataaataatttagtgactgttgctaaggaagacagcttgtcgtgaatttgagaatatgttgtaaacattgataaaacatgttaatgagttgcttattgttttcatatgaacttactaagcgtaaagcttacccccatTTCTCTCCCAtgttccctagggttgccaggttagcttgggttggaggccgtcaaggatattatcacactgtcgagttaacgctatcggcgtaagtaaatcctaatgtttcgagtctatggcatgtatagggttttaaggttgaatgtgtgatattatgatttagccaaaggtattggcttgttattaaggtggTATGTAGTCTtgtaaattggcctatgttggctaatgacgttatgggcctatatgattattcttatgcatgtatgttattatctcttatGATGTAGCTTACagcatgtatgcctagagattgaattgagattcattgatgagttagtaactgatgcaagattaagtgattggtaaatagttaataatgcctcGTGAATCgtttgtggatatgattatgcatgcttAGTGATAGACATGAGGTTTGTGACGTAATGATAGTTATGGCAAGTATGTGGTAATGATATGagtaaattctatgatatttattgcaTAGGAAATTGTtatgagcataacatgtttgtagatgcttaagagctcatttatgccatgttgtatgttattggataagtatgtgtgcatatgttgtgagggtgacaaatggcttggaaaatagccttgtaattgtccacacgggtagacacatgggcgtgtttctagatcgtgtgtgacacacggtctgccccatgggtgtgttatCCAActgtgcgtcccctgcacttaaaattttaagtcagtttaGTACACGGGTAGGTCATatgggcgtgtgacatggccgtgttttAAGTTCAATGTCGCACACAGGCTaagagcacgggcgtgtcccaagccacacaggcgtgtgtgaccacatggtctatacccacacgggcgtgtggagccttaaagcatgaaatttttcaagtttttattaagttcttggtttagtcccgaaccgcatttaatacatgttttgggcctcgtgagcccgtttaagggacaaaatgtatgtgaaatgaaaagttttaaattgatcaaaattttacagcttgatttttttatagttggttgggtttaagtctggtaacacctcaaaccctatCCTGGCATTGGATATGGGTGTTGGTTGAGCTTGAAGTGGGTCAAATTCACAGGGTTGAATTAATTAAGGAGACTGAAAAGAAAGTTAGAGTGATTCGTGACTGCTTGAGGGCTGCAtcggatagatagaaatcttacgcggatttgaaacgaaaggaaattgagtttctagtcggtgataaggtatttttataattatctCCATAGagaaaagttctcagatttggtagaataggcaagttgagtcctcgtttcataagaCCTTATGTAGTTACCGAGAAAGTAGGGTCAGTTGCTTACCGATTGGATTTGCCAccggaattggaaaagattcacaacgtgtttcatgtgtctatgctacgttgatatagatcagacccttctcatgtgattaagtcgacagaggttgaaattcttccagacatgacttatggcgaggagccggtcaagattttggctcgggaagtcaaacaattgaaaaataagaatatagcacttgtgaaggttttgtggcataaacatggagtcGAGAAAGCCATATGGGAActcgaggagactatgagagatcagtacctgAACTTatttgctggtaagattttcgcgGACGAGaatccctaagaggggagaaatgtaacagcccgatttagggcctagtcggaatagcggtctcgggaccacaaatccaaagttggagaaattattttattattattttgtagtcatagcatgtttatattagtacatgaaaaatttggtgagttaattttgacatttgtgagcccaattgtgaaaaagaactaaatcgcataaagtgtaaaagtcctaaattgatagctaaaggtgttaaatagctagagaacctaaattgaggacctttaaagggcaattagacccctagaaatagggtggctggccataggagacatgtgtggtcaaaaattttaatttttggtgggATTAGGTGactaattttgactaaaatagaaaatagaaaaaggaatTGATATCACCCTATTTCCAATTTATTCTTAGCTAAAAATATCAACCATTATtggggttttgagcttcaaaaattttcagcaacttgaagcattcacaagtaagtgatcctaatggcttttctaaaatatttttatacttttgagacccttgaagcatgagttttcaaatgaaggtgctatcttgcaaaatgatcaagagtttagggtttttccatgaaagaacTTGTGttgttttttgagtttttatggaagaaaatgagtcttggttgtcttataaacaacttttgtgaaaggtgttagcatgaaaacacctaaagagactattttgcataagttgcaaaataagtgatAAGTGTGTAAAATAGTGGGAAATTTAGGTTGCTATAAGGGTAAAAAGAGTTCAGATAAGCTTAAGAggcgaagaaattcgataaaaataaattttcaggcataggggtaaaatggtcattttgccaaagtctagggcaaaatggtcattttaccgaaaatgtaaaatttcaattgcctaattgtaattagtgactaaatgagtgtatttttctaatatagatcaagaattgtcaAATCTGAACCAAGACTAGGGGAAAGCCAaacaaatcgactaaaccgtatagtcgctacattttgaaatccgaggtaagttgtatgtaaataatataactatgTTGCTactatatgtatttaaattttcattgaaTAGATATGgaatgaattgcttgatttcgatattgagaatgtgtaatgatcattaagatagtagaattcccgttgGGACCTTAGGAAGTAAACTTGATATTCATGTTGTATCACTTGGGTCATTTGTGTAAGCTagcgtaagacatgtctgggacatgcatcggccacattatgagagccagtgtaagaccatgtcttagacatggcatcggcattgagacgagtactagtgtaagacatgtctgggacatgtatcagcCTCGGGACGTAagccagtataagacatgtctaggacatgcattggctacgagatgtgtcagtgtaagacaatgtttgggacatggcatcgacacggttatgtgagagctagtgtaagactatatttgggacatggcatcagccttgAAGATgatagccaatgtaagaccatgtctgggacatggcatcggcactttACCCATGATTGAGGCTTATGAAATATCCGGTTGTGTTCCAAATAGTTCAACGGCGAGAgttataaatttaagttaatgagaaaagtataaccgtaTTGTGAGTATTACAGGTACCTAAGTGATACATATGTATATGATGTGAACTCATTgtatatgctatgtgatttgTATGAAGTAAAGAGTAAGTCATGCGTGTGCCCACTTTGGTATCATAAGTTGTTGGTAAATTGTAGActtattgttgtatatttatttatatgcaacttactaagctttatgcttactccctttgcTTTCCAATTCTTtcagtgccgcctaactagctcaaggattaccggaagttagagatatcgatcacaaaATCAGCCGAAatattcggtatagttggatttatatttttgaatatggcatgtataggattataaCTTATTACTTTGAGTCTTggagatttggccaaatgtgttggcttgagatagatcccacacttagtattaagccatgaatgatggctaatatttattttgagtttataaaagttGCATCTACATGGTTggatgaatgtctattgtggctgatttgattttggaaattatgcttgttttggtattggttggtattttcGTGAAAATAGGTATGCAATGGTGGAAATgaggtttggtaaatagccttatattgcctacatgggtagacacacgggcgtatatCTAGGCTATGTGTAACACACGGTCAGTCTTATGGGGGTATGGtctggctgtgtgacccctgcacgtaaaaatttcaagtcagtatgcatgataataaacacacgggtagagacacgaccgtgtttctcaaccgtgtggaggacacggcttagtacacgggcatgtaccttggccgtgtgaccattTAGGAATACTGATATCAGAAAtagaatacccaggtttttgcacaggggttaagacacgggcgtgtcgtggccgtgtgagggacacgggatattgacacagacgtgtgtctggccgtgtgaaaactcctgtaggtgtgaattagaatttaattctacacgggtgtgggacacaGGCGTGCCCCAGGGTGCTTAAGCTGTGTGAGCCATACGGACCACCaacacgaccatgtcgaaatggtcacacgggcgtgttacccttccacacgggcgtgtgccctattttaaggcaaatttcttaaggttggtttaaggacccagaATGGTTCCGAATAGTTTTTAACGGTCGATttggggcttgtaggcccataataagaagtttaaagtagaaattgaaaaaaaattaatttggaccAAGTCTCGATGACTTAAGActgtttgtatgcatgagatAAAGTTAGGAAATACTTCGTACACCGACCCGGTGTGGGTtatgggtatagggtgttacagtctCGAGTCTGAATATCGACTAAATTTAGTCAAACACTTGAATTCCTAGACAAATCTTGCTTCGTATGTAAAATGAGGCTTTTTTGTTTGCGAATTCCTAGACATATACTCCGGTGAGCCCCGTTGATGCTACGAGAAACCTCTCTCAACAAAATCTCAATGCTCTTGTAAAAGTACTCCCAGGTTTTCTCAGTGGAAGTGCAAGCCTTGCTTCTTCCAACATGACATTGCTCAAAATGTATGGTAATTTCCAGAAAGACACCCCCGAGGAACGTAATCTTTGGTTTGGTGTTAGAGAACACGGAATGGGAGCCATCTGCAACGGCATTACACATCACAGCCCTGACCTTATTCTGTATTGTGCTACTTTCTTTGTTTTTACCGACTATATGAGAGCTGCTATTAGGATGTCTGTATTGAGTTAAGTTGGAGTTATTTACGTTATGACACACGATTCCATTGGTATCGGGGAAAATGGATCAACCCACCAACCAATCGAACATTTAGCTAGCTTTCGTGCAATGCCTAACGTTTTCATGCTTCGTCCAGCTGATGGAAACGAAACTGCCGGTGCATACAAAGTTGTTATCCTCAATAGAAACACACCTTCCATTATCGCACACTCTCCAGAAAAACTACCCCAACTACCCGGAACTTCCATCGAGGGGGTCGAAAAAGGTGGCTACATTTATATCagacaattcttcaggaaacaacCCTGACATAGTCCTAATTGAAACTGATTCTGAGTTGGAAATTGTCGTTAAAGCTGGCAATGAACTAAGGAAGGACGAAAAAGCTGTTCGAGTTGTCTCCCTTGTTTCTTGGGAACTATTCGATAATCAATCAGACGCCTAAAAGAAAGTGTTTTACCATCTAGTGTATTGGCTAGGGTAAGTATTGAAGCTGGATCAACTTTCGGGTGGGAAAAGATTGTTGGATCGAAAGGGAAGGCAATTGAAATTGATCGGTTCGGGGCAAGTGCACCAGCAGGTAGATTATACAAAGAATTCGGTTTAATACCAGAGGCTATTGTTACAGCAGCAGAGGAACTTTGCTAGGCATTATTAGGTGCCTTTTgtgattgtttttgtttttaagaaTAAAAGAAATCATGTGAATTTCTTATGTTGCTTTtgtgattttatatgtttatgaatTTGTAATTCCTCTTTGAActattttcaatttgttgttATCATGAgttaattagatattaatttaattgataaattattaaataagttattttattataaatgtatttttatcttttcatattctttttatataaaatcaataataattcaataacgtaatatattttaaacatttcaattaaatattcatttgatttttatattaacttttaataaatatatttactatATAATTCTTTTTACTGTTTCATAAATTCcagtatattaatatataattttaaatcttgatattgttttataatttgatttttaatttttttattcgtaTTAGTctcaaaatttagaaattttttggaATTTGGTAACTTATATTAACTtggtgtttaaattttttattcatactaattttggaatttaattacttttttttttcgatttgatTCTTTAATTTGGATTGCGTTAAATTGTGTATTATcctcacttaaaattttaaaatttttatataaactttaaatatttaaattattataataaaacttaaaagaaaaaaaatggccaCGAAAATTAAGAATTAAGctgaaataaattatcaaaatttagggttaaatgtcacattatataatatttaaatattttgcagcaaaatttaaagaaattatataaaattaagcaGTTTCGCaagaaatattgaaaaaaaaaagaaaatgttgaATAGATGATCATCTTCTTTGACCAACACCACCGAACAAGCAAATTGAATTTTCCAACAACCTTTCACGTTGCCCTTTTCTATGATGCCATCTTTTATTTGGCATCACAATGTTGGtccaattaaattataattatttacttTATAATGAGGCGGCTAaggtttaaataatttttgtattACTAACCAATCTGGATGCTGCTTTAAATATTATATCTTTGACTCTTACATTGGGGGGTTTTGATTTGGTAGAAACGAATTGCTTTAGTAAAGGGGAAATTAGGATATTGTTTAGGGaccaaatttgaataataaatttttagagAGAGTGaaagaataattttattattataatttcataa
It encodes the following:
- the LOC121211408 gene encoding transketolase, chloroplastic-like, which codes for MGERKQEVKASNAPLRGRPQKNLGCVASRKSAPRDAVVKFEGKAPARTYAIRAQEEAESPDVITVSELKIELVQVVCKFTDVFPEELPGLPSVREIEFGIELVPGFLSGSASLASSNMTLLKMYGNFQKDTPEERNLWFGVREHGMGAICNGITHHSPDLILYCATFFVFTDYMRAAIRMSLMETKLPVHTKLLSSIETHLPLSHTLQKNYPNYPELPSRGSKKVATFISDNSSGNNPDIVLIETDSELEIVVKAGNELRKDEKAVRVVSLVSWELFDNQSDA